GCTTTAAAAACCCAGGAAAGAAGCGGAGAAAGGCTGGGTAATATACTGATAGATAAAAATTATATTACCCCGGAAGAGTTGGTGGATGTGCTGTCTTACCAGAAAGGTTTTGATACTGTGGACCTGGCAAAAGTCCAGGACATTATTGAGCCAGGAGTGGTTAATTTAATACCCCGGGATTTTGCCTCCAAGAGAAAAGTGTTTTCTTTCAAGCTGAGTAATAACAATTTGTCCGTGGCCATGTTTGATCCTTTGGATATTAACCTCATAGACGAGATCAGGTTAATTACTGGCTATAATATCCAGCCCTTTATTGCTACCCGGGACAGCATCGATAGCGCTATTAAGCTATTCATGACTGATGACTACAGCCTTCAGGAAATAAAAGAGATAATAGATGACCGGGATTTTATCATTACCGAAAAGTTTGAAGATGAGGTGGTAGAAGGCAATCCCCTGGTTAGGCTGGCCAATAGGATTATACTTAAGGCGGTATCTATGGGAGCCAGTGATATACATATAGAACCCCAGGAGAAAAATTGTGCTATCCGGTTCAGGATTGACGGGGTAATGCAGAAGATCAAGGAAGTACCCAAAACAGTACAGCGTTTGCTGATATCCAGGTATAAGATTATGGGGGGCATGGATATAACTGAAAACAGGCTTTCCCAGGACGGCAGAAGTTCTTTTAATTACCATGGCAATACCATAGATTTAAGGTTTGCCTCTATTCCTACTGTGTTTGGGGAGAATATTACCATAAGGCTTCTCAATGTAAGTGAGAACCTGTTTTACATCAAGAATTTGGGCATGGATCCTGAGGATGAGGCTAAATTTAAAAAAATGATACACCAACCTCATGGATCCATTATTATTACCGGACCCACCGGCTCGGGAAAGACCACCACCCTTTATGCCAGCTTGAACCAGATTTCCAGCCCCGATAAAAAGATTTTTACTATCGAAGACCCAGTAGAATACAGGCTTGGCTCTATTATGCAGGTCCAGGTTAATTCCAGAGTGGGAATGGATTTTTCCAGGGGGCTTAGAGCTATGCTGCGCAGTGACCCTGACATAATTATGGTAGGGGAGATAAGGGACCTGGAAACGGCCAAGATAGTTATGCAGGCTTCGGTAACCGGGCATTTGGTTCTTACTACCCTGCATACTAACGATGCCCCTTCTACCCTGGCCAGACTACTGCAGATGGGTGTAGAATCTTATATGATTAGCTCTGCTACCAGCGGCATAGTAGCCCAGAGGCTGGTAAGGTTATTGTGTCCCGAATGCAAACAGGAAACCGATTTAGGCGATTACACTATTGACCAAGATATCATGGATATTTTAAAAGGCCATAAAATCTATAAACCTGTAGGCTGCAGCAAGTGTAATAATCTGGGCTATAAAGGACGTACCGGCATATTCTCGGTGCTGGTAGTATCCAGGAAAATAAGGGAAATGCTGCTGGAAAAGAGAAGCGCTGATGATATAGCGGAAGTAGCTAAAACCGAAGGGATGAAAACCCTGACCCTGAGAGCGGCAGAAAAGGTAGCGGAAGGAGTTACTTCCCTGGAAGAAATGTATAGGGTGGTTTATTAAGATATGGATTCAAGAAAGAATTTTGTTCACTTACATGTGCATAGCGAATATTCACTGCTGGATGGGGCAGTAAGAATAAAGGATTTGGTGGAAAAGGCTAAGCAGCTGAACATGCCGGCAGTGGCGTTAACCGACCATGGTGTAATGTACGGTATTATTGACTTTTACAAACAGGCAGTCAGCCGGGGCATCAAACCCATCCTGGGCTGTGAGGTTTACCAGGCTCCCGGAAGCCGTCTTAATAAACAGGCCAGCGGCAGTAATTTAAAGGACTCAGCCCCCTATCACCTTACTTTACTGGCTAAAAATATTACCGGATATAAGAATCTGATGAAGCTGGTAAGTTTTAGTTTTTTGGAGGGTTTTTACTATAAGCCCAGAATAGATGAAGAACTGTTACGCCAGTATAGCGATGGTATACTGGCTTTAAGCGGCTGCATATCGGGTAAGATTCCCAAAATGTTCCAGGCAGGCAGGGAGGATTTGGCCAAAAAGGCATTGGATACCTATTTGGATATTTTTGGCAGTGATAATTTTTATCTGGAAATACAGGATTCTGGTGTACCTGAGCAGGCAGAGGTGAATCGCCTGCTGGTAGAATTTTCCAGCAAATACGGGGTTCCCCTGGCAGCCACCAATGATGTCCATTACCTGGAGCAGGACCATTATAAAGCACATGATGTACTGTTATGCATACAGACCGGGTCTACCATAAACCAAACCGACAGGCTTAAATTTTCCTCCAATGAATTCTATTTCAAAACCTATGAGCAGATGTCTAATAAATTGGGCCATTTCCCCCAGGCTATTGAAAATACTTTGGATATTGCGGAAAAGTGTAATGTAGAGCTGGAATTTGGGCTAAGCCTGATACCACCTTTCCAGGTACCTGTATCTTTTAGCCCCGATTCCTATCTTAAGAAGATATGTTACGAAGGAGCAAAACAGAGGTATGGGCAGCTGACCACGGAAATCGGGCAAAGGTTGGAAAAAGAGCTTTCTGTT
Above is a window of Actinomycetota bacterium DNA encoding:
- a CDS encoding ATPase, T2SS/T4P/T4SS family, which encodes MDRERLGQILLRKNLINEEQLKNALKTQERSGERLGNILIDKNYITPEELVDVLSYQKGFDTVDLAKVQDIIEPGVVNLIPRDFASKRKVFSFKLSNNNLSVAMFDPLDINLIDEIRLITGYNIQPFIATRDSIDSAIKLFMTDDYSLQEIKEIIDDRDFIITEKFEDEVVEGNPLVRLANRIILKAVSMGASDIHIEPQEKNCAIRFRIDGVMQKIKEVPKTVQRLLISRYKIMGGMDITENRLSQDGRSSFNYHGNTIDLRFASIPTVFGENITIRLLNVSENLFYIKNLGMDPEDEAKFKKMIHQPHGSIIITGPTGSGKTTTLYASLNQISSPDKKIFTIEDPVEYRLGSIMQVQVNSRVGMDFSRGLRAMLRSDPDIIMVGEIRDLETAKIVMQASVTGHLVLTTLHTNDAPSTLARLLQMGVESYMISSATSGIVAQRLVRLLCPECKQETDLGDYTIDQDIMDILKGHKIYKPVGCSKCNNLGYKGRTGIFSVLVVSRKIREMLLEKRSADDIAEVAKTEGMKTLTLRAAEKVAEGVTSLEEMYRVVY